GCAGCTCGCTGAGGGTTTCCCGCAGGCTGCTGGCCAGGCTCTTTTCGCGCTGCTCGCGGCTGCGGCGCACCAGCAGCACCTCCACCGGCAGATCTTCCGTCAGGTTCTGGATCTTGCGCTGCATGTCGTGCAGGTACTCATCGGTGGTGAGTTCGATATCCAGCCAGACGGGCGGCGTTTGTTCCACGCCGCGCCACTGCTCAAGCTGGGCGGTAATGGCCGCCAGATCGCCCTTCAGCACCGCCAGCGGCTGGGTAATGGGCACCTCAAGTGATTCGACGGCGCTAAGCTTACCCTGGTCGAAACTCACCAGATGCACGCATTTGCTTTTGCCGGTTTCATCAAAGCTGAGGGGAATAGGGGAGCCGCAGTAGCGAATATGCTCGCAGCCGCCAATCATCTGCGCCCGGTGGATGTGGCCCAGGGCGATATAGTCTGCCGCCGGGAAATGCTGGGCGGGAAAGGCATCCAGCGTACCGATATAGATGTCACGTACCGCGTCACTTTTACTGGCCCCGACGGTGGTGAGATGCCCGGTCGCGATAATCGGCAGCACGCTGTCGCCGCGAAGGGCGCAGGCCTGGGTATATTGATCGTCATAATAGTGGGTGATGGCTTTTAACAGCTGCTGCTGTTTCTCTGTCCCGGACAGACCCGCCTGGCTCTGCACCACGTCGCGCGGACGTAAAAAGGGGATTGGGCACAGCACCGCCCCGGGCGTGCCGTCGCGTCTGTTCAATATTTGCGGAGCATGGCCGGCGCTGGCGACCACGGTGGTATTCAAAAAAGCCAGGATCTCACGGGATTCATTCAACGTGGCGACGGAATCATGGTTGCCCGCTACTATCACCAGATGGCAGCCGGTTTTTTGCAGGTTCACCACGAAACGGTTATAGAGCTCGCGCGCATAGCTCGGCGGCGAGCCGGTATCGAAGATATCCCCGGCCACCAGGATGGCATCGACGTCCTGTGATTGCGCAGTCTCAAGCAGCCAGTTGAGGAACGCTTCATGTTCGGCGGCGCGGCTTTTGCTGTAAAAATTTTGTCCCAGATGCCAGTCCGAGGTGTGAAGTATGCGCATAACAGATCCGTGGCAAAAAAAGGTTAGCGGGATTATAAACTTTCAGGGTGACGAAGATAACCGTTACAATCGGGGCTGCCATAAAACAACGGCTTGCCATTATTAGCGGGTACGTTTTTCATAAATCTGTCATAAATCTGACGCATAATGACGCCGTATTACAAACATGTAACCTCAATAAGACAGGGCTAAGTATGGCGAGACGTATTCTGGTCGTAGAAGATGAAGCACCCATTCGCGAAATGGTCTGTTTCGTGCTCGAACAAAATGGCTTTCAACCGATAGAAGCCGAAGATTACGACAGCGCGGTGAATCAGCTCAACGAACCCTGGCCCGATCTGATCCTGCTTGACTGGATGTTGCCTGGCGGCTCTGGTCTGCAATTCATCAAATATATCAAACGTGAAGCGCTAACCCGCGATATCCCGGTGATGATGTTAACCGCCCGTGGCGAAGAGGAAGATCGCGTTCGTGGCCTGGAGACCGGCGCGGATGACTACATCACCAAACCCTTCTCCCCGAAAGAGCTGGTGGCACGCATTAAGGCCGTGATGCGACGTATTTCACCGATGGCGGTGGAAGAGGTGATTGAAATGCAGGGCCTGAGCCTGGATCCTACCTCGCACCGCGTGATGACCGGTGAAAACCCTCTTGATATGGGGCCGACCGAATTCAAACTGTTGCACTTCTTCATGACCCACCCGGAGCGCGTCTACAGCCGCGAGCAGTTGCTCAATAATGTCTGGGGCACTAACGTTTATGTTGAAGATCGAACGGTGGATGTTCACATTCGCCGTTTGCGTAAGGCACTCGAAACCAGCGGTCACGATCGCATGGTACAGACCGTCCGCGGCACGGGTTATCGTTTCTCCACCCGTTTCTGAACAATGACAGGAGTGTGACGCGTGCTGGAACGTCTGTCATGGAAAAGGCTCTGTTTTGAACTGATACTTTGCTGTATCCCGGCCCTGATCCTCGGGGCCTTAATCGGTTATTTACCCTGGTTTTTACTGGCAGCGGTCACAGGACTGCTGATCTGGCATTTCTGGAATTTGCTCCGCCTGTCATGGTGGCTGTGGGTTGACAGAAGTATGACGCCGCCGCCCGGCAGCGGAAGCTGGGAACCTCTTCTGTATGGCCTGCACCAGATGCAGATGCGTAATAAAAAACGCCGTCGTGAGCTGGGCAGTCTGATCAAACGCTTTCGCAGCGGCGCGGAATCGCTGCCGGATGCGGTGATACTCACCACCGAAGAGGGAACAATGTTCTGGTGCAACGGTCTGGCACAACAGCTGCTGGGCCTGCGCTGGCCGGATGATAACGGGCAAAACATTCTCAACCTGCTGCGTTATCCGGAGTTCACGCAGTATCTGAAAAAACGCGACTTCACCCGCCCGCATAATCTGGTGCTCAACAACGGTCGTCATCTGGAGATCCGCGTGATGCCCTACAGCGACAAACAGTGGCTGATGGTGGCGCGCGACGTGACGCAAATGCACCAGCTCGAAGGGGCGCGGCGCAACTTCTTCGCCAACGTCAGCCACGAATTACGCACCCCGCTGACGGTGCTGCAGGGCTATCTGGAGATGATGCAGGAGCAGACCCTGGAGGGTGCGCCGCGGGAAAAAGCGCTGCAGACCATGCGCGAGCAGACGCAACGCATGGAAGGCCTGGTGAAGCAGTTGCTGACCCTCTCGCGCATTGAGGCGGCTCCGACCCTGGCGCTGAATGAAACGATCGATGTGCCGATGATGCTGCGGATGTTAGAGCGCGAAGCGCAGACCTTAAGCCAGCAGCAGCACCAGCTTACCTTCGAGGTGGATAACACCCTGAAAGTGCGCGGCAGTAACGACGAGCTGCGCAGCGCGATCTCGAACCTGGTCTATAACGCGGTGAATCATACCCCCGCCGGGACCCACATCACCGTGCGCTGGCAGCATGTGCCCACGGGGGCGGAGTTCAGCGTTGAGGACAATGGCCCGGGGATCGGTCCGGAGCATATTCCTCGTCTGACCGAGCGTTTTTATCGGGTGGATAAAGCGCGTTCCCGGCAGACGGGCGGCAGCGGCCTGGGGCTGGCGATTGTTAAGCATGCCATCAATCACCACGACAGCCGTCTCGATATCGTCAGTACGCCGGGTAAGAGCACGCGTTTCAGCTTCGTGATCCCGGAACGTTTAATTGCCAGTAACAGCGCCTGACGGCGTCACTGTAATCAGATATTGCCACAGGCCAGCGTATGCTGGCCTGTTTGCTTTGCAGTCAACCGAAGCGCGGGTAAATTTTATACGCCTGTTGCTTTTTTGTTCGCATGATTAGCCATGAGTTTTTCTTATAAATGGTGTAATGTTCCACGCTCATCTTTCAGGCTGGCATATTGTTCTGGTTTTCAGATCCCATATTGCCTTTAAACGTTATAAGCGTTTAAATTGCCCCCCTGATATCGTCGGACAGACTGTATTTGCGTGGTAAATCGAAAAACTATTCTTCTCCACGCCGGTAGGAAAGCATTTCCCGCTGAGGTTGCACATTTTTTCCGCTGTTTTGTTCCGCAACGGATAGCGAAAAATTCAACGTTTTCAACACCACATCCACAGGCAGTAAGGTTTTATGACCCATCAATTGAAATCGCGCGATATCATCGCGCTGGGCTTTATGACATTTGCGCTGTTCGTTGGCGCTGGCAACATCATCTTTCCTCCCATGGTTGGCTTACAGGCGGGTGAACACGTCTGGACGGCGGCTATTGGCTTTTTAATTACCGCCGTAGGTCTGCCGGTACTGACCGTCGTTGCGCTGGCGAAAGTTGGCGGCGGCGTTGACAGCCTCAGCGCGCCGATTGGCAAGGTGGCCGGGGTGATGCTGGCCGTGGTCTGCTACCTGGCGATCGGCCCGCTGTTCGCGACGCCGCGTACCGCGACCGTCTCCTTCGAAGTGGGGATTGCCCCGCTGACCGGCGACGGCCCGCTGCCGCTGTTTATCTACAGCCTGGTTTACTTCGCCATCGTGATTCTGGTGTCGCTCTATCCGGGCAAGCTGCTGGATACCGTGGGTAACTTCCTGGCACCAATGAAGATCCTGGCGCTGGTGGTACTGGCTGTTGCGGCGATTATCTGGCCTGCCGGCCCGCTGAGCTCCGCGACCGAAGCGTACCAGAATGCGGCATTCTCTAACGGATTTGTGAACGGCTATCTGACCATGGATACGCTGGGCGCGATGGCGTTCGGTATCGTGATCGTTAACGCTGCGCGTTCCCGCGGCGTGACCGAAGCGCGTCTGCTGACCCGTTACACCGTCTGGGCTGGCCTGATGGCGGGCGCAGGGCTGGCGCTGCTCTATCTGGCGCTGTTCCGTCTCGGTTCCGACAGCAGCGTGCTGGTTGACCAGGGCGCTAACGGTGCGGCAATCCTGCATGCGTACGTTCAGCACACCTTTGGTGGCGCGGGAAGCATGATGCTGGCTATCCTGATCTTCCTGGCCTGTCTGGTGACGGCGGTTGGTCTGACCTGTGCCTGTGCAGAGTTCTTTGCCCAGTACGTGCCGCTCTCTTACCGCACGCTGGTGTTTATCCTGGGCGGCTTCTCCATGGCGGTGTCGAACCTCGGTCTGAGCCACCTGATTCAGGTCTCCATTCCGGTGTTGACCACCATCTACCCGCCGTGCATCGTGCTGGTCGTGCTGAGCTTCACCCGCGGCTGGTGGAACAATTCCACACGAATTATCGCGCCGGCCATGTTTATCAGTCTGCTTTTTGGTATGCTTGACGGCATTAAGGCATCTGCTATCAGCGCCATTCTGCCTGCCTGGACACAGCGTCTGCCGCTGTCCGAACAGGGTCTGGCGTGGTTGATGCCTACCGTTGTTGCACTGGTACTGGCAATTATCTGGGATCGTGCTGCAGGGCGTCAGGTTACATCGAACGCGCACTAATCAACGGCTGAATGTTTAACCACGGGGCGTAATGCCCCGTGGTTTTTTGTTTTTTTTAGTCTGAAATGGCATGACAACAAATGGAAAGCACTAACAAACTCAAGCGTGGATTGAGCGCCCGTCACATCCGCTTTATGGCGCTGGGTTCTGCAATCGGTACTGGTCTTTTTTATGGCTCGGCAGATGCCATCAAAATGGCCGGTCCCAGCGTTCTGCTGGCGTATCTTATCGGCGGTGTTGCCGCTTACATCATCATGCGTGCGCTGGGGGAGATGTCGGTACATAACCCGTCAGCCAGCTCCTTCTCCCGCTATGCGCAAGAAAACTTAGGCCCGCTTGCTGGCTATATCACCGGCTGGACCTACTGCTTCGAAATCCTGATTGTCGCTATCGCCGACGTAACGGCGTTCGGCATTTATATGGGCGTCTGGTTCCCGACCGTGCCGCACTGGATCTGGGTGCTCAGCGTGGTGCTGATCATCTGCGCCATCAACCTGATGAGCGTGAAGGTGTTTGGCGAGCTGGAGTTCTGGTTCTCCTTCTTTAAAGTCGCCACCATTATCATCATGATTGCTGCCGGTATCGGCATCATTATCTGGGGTATCGGCAACGGCGGAGAGCCGACCGGGATCCACAATCTGTGGAGCAACGGCGGTTTCTTCAGTAACGGCTGGATAGGCATGGTGATGTCGCTGCAGATGGTGATGTTTGCCTACGGCGGGATCGAAATCATCGGTATTACCGCCGGTGAAGCCAAAGATCCTGAGAAGTCCATCCCGCGCGCCATCAACTCGGTGCCGATGCGTATCCTGGTCTTCTATGTGGGCACGCTGTTTGTGATCATGTCCATCTACCCGTGGAACCAGGTTGGTACCAACGGCAGCCCGTTCGTGCTGACGTTCCAGCATCTGGGGATCACCTTTGCCGCCAGCATTCTTAACTTCGTGGTGCTGACCGCCTCGCTTTCCGCCATCAATGCCGACGTCTTCGGCGTGGGGCGTATGCTGCACGGCATGGCCGAGCAGGGCAGTGCGCCGAAGGCATTCGCCAAAACCTCCAGCCGCGGTACGCCGTGGGTGACGGTGCTGGTGATGACCGTGGCGCTGCTGCTGTCGGTCTACCTCAACTACATCATGCCGGAGAACGTCTTCCTGGTGATTGCGTCGCTGGCGACCTTTGCCACCGTCTGGGTGTGGATCATGATTCTGATGTCGCAGATTGGCTTCCGCCGCCGTCTGTCGCCGGAAGAGGTAAAAGCGCTGAAGTTTAAGGTGCCGGGCGGCGTGGCAAGTACCGTTGCTGGCCTGATCTTCCTGGTCTTTATTATCGGCCTGATTGGTTACCATCCGGAAACCCGCATCTCGCTGTATGTCGGCTTTGCGTGGATTGCGCTGCTGCTGGTGGGCTGGGTGTTTAAACGCCGCCGCGAGCGTCAGTTAGCGCAAGTGCAGTAACAGCAATGCCCGGCAAACGCCGGGCATTTTTCTCCTCCCCCTTCCTCCTCCCCCAATAAACCTCTCCGTGAGGAGTGAACATCAACTACCCTGTGGCAAGGTGACCTCATTTCTGGGAAAGGGGATAAAAGATGTTGAATGCATGGCACCTGCCGGTTGCCCCATTTGTTAAGCAAAACAACGATAAACTTGTCATCACGCTGTGGCTGACGGGCGAGAATTTGCCTGAGCGGGTGACGCTGCGCGCTGAAATCGATAATGAAGAGACGTCGCTGAAAATGCAGAAGCAGCGCAGCCAGCCGCAACCCGGCGTAACGGCCTGGCGGGCCACCCTCGACGTGGAGAAAGGGCAGCCGCGCCGCCGCTACAGCTTTAAGATGCTCTGGCATAACCGCCAGCTGTGGTTCACCCCGCAGGGTTTCAGCCGTTTTCCACCGGCGCGGCTGGAGCAGTTTGCCGTCGATTACCCCGATGCCGGGCCGCAGTGGGTGGCCGACCAGGTCTTTTATCAGATCTTCCCGGACCGCTTTGCCCGCAGCCAGCGGCGCAACCCGGAACTGGATCGAACCTATCATCACCATGCCGCGGGGCATGAGACGCTCTTCCGGGAGTGGGATGAGCCGGTAACCGCCCAGGCAGGGGGATCGACGTTTTACGGTGGCGATCTCGACGGCATCAGCGAGAAGCTGCCCTATCTGAAAAAACTGGGCGTCACGGCGCTCTACCTCAACCCGGTGTTTGTCGCCCCCAGCGTGCATAAATACGACACCGAAGATTATCGCCACGTGGACGAGCGCTTTGGCGGCGACGTCGCCCTGTTACGCCTGCGGGAGAACACCCACCGGGAGGGGATGCGCCTGATCCTCGACGGCGTGTTCAACCACAGCGGTGATTCCCACGCCTGGTTCGACCGCCACAACCGGGGGACGGGCGGGGCCTGCCATAACCCGGACTCGGCCCAGCGGGACTGGTACAGCTTTGACGACGAGGGCCGCGCCCTCGACTGGCTGGGCTACGCCAGCCTGCCGAAGCTGGATTATCAGTCGTCCGGGGTGGTGGATGAGATCTACGGCGGCGAGGACAGCATTGTTCGTCACTGGCTGAAAGCGCCGTGGAGCATGGATGGCTGGCGGCTGGACGTGGTGCACATGCTCGGCGAAGGCGGCGGGGCGCGCCATAATCTGCAGCACGTCACCGGGATCACCCGTTCGGCAAAAGAGGCCAATCCAGAGGCTTTCGTCTTTGGTGAACATTTTGGCGACGCCCGCCAGTGGTTACAGGCTGATGCAGAAGATTCGGCGATGAACTATCGCGGCTTCACCTTCCCGCTGTGGGGTTTCCTCGCCAATACCGATATCTCCTACGATCCGCAGCAGATTGATGCGGAAACCTGCATGAGATGGATGGATAACTACCGCGCCAGCCTTTCCCATCAGCAGCAGCTGCGCATGTTTAACCAGCTCGACAGTCACGACACCGCCCGCTTTAAGTCGTTGCTCGGCAAAGATGTCGCCCGCCTGCCGCTGGCCATCACCTGGCTGTTCACCTGGCCTGGGGTGCCGTGTATTTACTATGGCGATGAGGTGGGGCTCGACGGCAATAACGATCCGTTCTGCCGGAAGACCTTCCCGTGGGAGGATGAAAAACAGGACAAAACCCTGCTGGCGCTCTACCAGCGGTTAATCAGGCTGCGCAAGCAGAATCAGGCCCTGCGCTACGGCGGCTGTCAGGTAGTGTACGCCCACGACAACGTGGTGGTGTTTATGCGCGTCTACAACCAGCAGCGGGTGCTGGTGGCCATTAACCGGGGCGATGCCTGTGAAGTGGTGATGGACGATTCGCCGCTGCTCAACGTTAAGCAGTGGCAGCTGAAAGAGGGGAAAGGCGTGGCGCAGGACGGCGTGCTGTCGCTCCCGGCGATCTCGGCTTGCGTCTGGTTCGGTAATTAATTTGCTGTACGGCAGGTGCTGAGCGCCTGCCGCCTGCTTTTCGGGTGGGAAGAATTTCTGAAAAGCGACTAGTTTTACAGTCAGAGATAGCGGAAATGCAACAATTTGTGTCAATCTGCGTAACCCATATACGGTGGAAGGTGGAAACATGGATGAGCTACTGATCTTTGGCTGCATTGTTTTATTGTTCGTGGGGGTGGTGGTGCCGATCCTCGCGATTGTCGCCCTTAACCGCACCTCGGCGTTTCGCTTTGAGCTAACGGTTCTGCGCCGCCGTCTTGAGGAGCTTGAACAGCGCGGCGTGGCAGAAAAACCTGCGATGCCGCAGGCTGAAGCGGTGACAACTGCGCCGACACTTGTGGCCCCGGAACCGGTCGTCGTCGCCGTTGTGCCCGAGCCTGCCGATCCCTGGCTCTCCCGGGCGAAGCCTGCACCCGCTGCCCGGGAGCCAGACCCTGTTAACGCGGTCACTAAAGACCCGGAGCCTTCTGCCCTTGGCGGCATGGTTACCTCGCTGGTACGCTGGTTTATGCAGGGTAACCCGCTGGCGAAGCTCGGTATTTTGCTCCTGTTCTTCGGCCTCTCATTCCTGCTGCGCTATACGGTTGAACATTCACTCTTCCCTCTGGAATTACGTCTCGTCGCGGCCGCGCTGTTTGCTCTTGTGCTGCTGGCGACAGGTTGGCGATTA
This DNA window, taken from Leclercia adecarboxylata, encodes the following:
- the sbcD gene encoding exonuclease subunit SbcD, with the protein product MRILHTSDWHLGQNFYSKSRAAEHEAFLNWLLETAQSQDVDAILVAGDIFDTGSPPSYARELYNRFVVNLQKTGCHLVIVAGNHDSVATLNESREILAFLNTTVVASAGHAPQILNRRDGTPGAVLCPIPFLRPRDVVQSQAGLSGTEKQQQLLKAITHYYDDQYTQACALRGDSVLPIIATGHLTTVGASKSDAVRDIYIGTLDAFPAQHFPAADYIALGHIHRAQMIGGCEHIRYCGSPIPLSFDETGKSKCVHLVSFDQGKLSAVESLEVPITQPLAVLKGDLAAITAQLEQWRGVEQTPPVWLDIELTTDEYLHDMQRKIQNLTEDLPVEVLLVRRSREQREKSLASSLRETLSELRVEEVFERRLAQETLDDAQRARLNELFSHTLHALSNEEDDA
- the phoB gene encoding phosphate response regulator transcription factor PhoB is translated as MARRILVVEDEAPIREMVCFVLEQNGFQPIEAEDYDSAVNQLNEPWPDLILLDWMLPGGSGLQFIKYIKREALTRDIPVMMLTARGEEEDRVRGLETGADDYITKPFSPKELVARIKAVMRRISPMAVEEVIEMQGLSLDPTSHRVMTGENPLDMGPTEFKLLHFFMTHPERVYSREQLLNNVWGTNVYVEDRTVDVHIRRLRKALETSGHDRMVQTVRGTGYRFSTRF
- the phoR gene encoding phosphate regulon sensor histidine kinase PhoR: MLERLSWKRLCFELILCCIPALILGALIGYLPWFLLAAVTGLLIWHFWNLLRLSWWLWVDRSMTPPPGSGSWEPLLYGLHQMQMRNKKRRRELGSLIKRFRSGAESLPDAVILTTEEGTMFWCNGLAQQLLGLRWPDDNGQNILNLLRYPEFTQYLKKRDFTRPHNLVLNNGRHLEIRVMPYSDKQWLMVARDVTQMHQLEGARRNFFANVSHELRTPLTVLQGYLEMMQEQTLEGAPREKALQTMREQTQRMEGLVKQLLTLSRIEAAPTLALNETIDVPMMLRMLEREAQTLSQQQHQLTFEVDNTLKVRGSNDELRSAISNLVYNAVNHTPAGTHITVRWQHVPTGAEFSVEDNGPGIGPEHIPRLTERFYRVDKARSRQTGGSGLGLAIVKHAINHHDSRLDIVSTPGKSTRFSFVIPERLIASNSA
- the brnQ gene encoding branched-chain amino acid transporter carrier protein BrnQ, whose translation is MTHQLKSRDIIALGFMTFALFVGAGNIIFPPMVGLQAGEHVWTAAIGFLITAVGLPVLTVVALAKVGGGVDSLSAPIGKVAGVMLAVVCYLAIGPLFATPRTATVSFEVGIAPLTGDGPLPLFIYSLVYFAIVILVSLYPGKLLDTVGNFLAPMKILALVVLAVAAIIWPAGPLSSATEAYQNAAFSNGFVNGYLTMDTLGAMAFGIVIVNAARSRGVTEARLLTRYTVWAGLMAGAGLALLYLALFRLGSDSSVLVDQGANGAAILHAYVQHTFGGAGSMMLAILIFLACLVTAVGLTCACAEFFAQYVPLSYRTLVFILGGFSMAVSNLGLSHLIQVSIPVLTTIYPPCIVLVVLSFTRGWWNNSTRIIAPAMFISLLFGMLDGIKASAISAILPAWTQRLPLSEQGLAWLMPTVVALVLAIIWDRAAGRQVTSNAH
- the proY gene encoding proline-specific permease ProY; amino-acid sequence: MESTNKLKRGLSARHIRFMALGSAIGTGLFYGSADAIKMAGPSVLLAYLIGGVAAYIIMRALGEMSVHNPSASSFSRYAQENLGPLAGYITGWTYCFEILIVAIADVTAFGIYMGVWFPTVPHWIWVLSVVLIICAINLMSVKVFGELEFWFSFFKVATIIIMIAAGIGIIIWGIGNGGEPTGIHNLWSNGGFFSNGWIGMVMSLQMVMFAYGGIEIIGITAGEAKDPEKSIPRAINSVPMRILVFYVGTLFVIMSIYPWNQVGTNGSPFVLTFQHLGITFAASILNFVVLTASLSAINADVFGVGRMLHGMAEQGSAPKAFAKTSSRGTPWVTVLVMTVALLLSVYLNYIMPENVFLVIASLATFATVWVWIMILMSQIGFRRRLSPEEVKALKFKVPGGVASTVAGLIFLVFIIGLIGYHPETRISLYVGFAWIALLLVGWVFKRRRERQLAQVQ
- the malZ gene encoding maltodextrin glucosidase; protein product: MLNAWHLPVAPFVKQNNDKLVITLWLTGENLPERVTLRAEIDNEETSLKMQKQRSQPQPGVTAWRATLDVEKGQPRRRYSFKMLWHNRQLWFTPQGFSRFPPARLEQFAVDYPDAGPQWVADQVFYQIFPDRFARSQRRNPELDRTYHHHAAGHETLFREWDEPVTAQAGGSTFYGGDLDGISEKLPYLKKLGVTALYLNPVFVAPSVHKYDTEDYRHVDERFGGDVALLRLRENTHREGMRLILDGVFNHSGDSHAWFDRHNRGTGGACHNPDSAQRDWYSFDDEGRALDWLGYASLPKLDYQSSGVVDEIYGGEDSIVRHWLKAPWSMDGWRLDVVHMLGEGGGARHNLQHVTGITRSAKEANPEAFVFGEHFGDARQWLQADAEDSAMNYRGFTFPLWGFLANTDISYDPQQIDAETCMRWMDNYRASLSHQQQLRMFNQLDSHDTARFKSLLGKDVARLPLAITWLFTWPGVPCIYYGDEVGLDGNNDPFCRKTFPWEDEKQDKTLLALYQRLIRLRKQNQALRYGGCQVVYAHDNVVVFMRVYNQQRVLVAINRGDACEVVMDDSPLLNVKQWQLKEGKGVAQDGVLSLPAISACVWFGN